A single region of the Rhodoligotrophos defluvii genome encodes:
- a CDS encoding acyclic terpene utilization AtuA family protein, which translates to MTAPSGAPVYAIGGGAGFAGDRTDAAVRLAASGQVNAVGLECLAERTLIAALTARAADPQAGADPRLKRRLSPLLPYVQKNGCRIISNLGAANPSAAARKVAALARELDLGPLRIAAIEGDDVMRQLDQVRWQEQPAGRLIGAHAYIGAEMIAQAMDEGADIVITGRAADSALFAGPLLPHLDQRPEAVAMALTVGHLLECSGQVTGGNYERPGGGGLDAPALAQLGFPIAHVRRDGTADITVLDDDPGIVDRLTCTLQLLYEVHDPSRYITPDGVIDFTTTRIEEIGPRRVRVSGTGFRPAPQDLKVVGFAEEPGMIADVEMGLAGFGAHERALRAADVLRHRLSDWPQDDLRIDIVGIDSILGGASRPANATTNELRVHVSARCPDAEAAQIIEDEVYALTLSGPGGGGSLRSEKRRNIATVTGFIDRDAVPLSISWGTSR; encoded by the coding sequence ATGACCGCCCCCTCAGGCGCGCCCGTATACGCGATCGGCGGCGGCGCCGGTTTCGCCGGCGACCGCACCGACGCCGCCGTGCGGCTCGCCGCCTCCGGCCAGGTCAATGCCGTAGGCCTAGAATGCCTGGCCGAGCGCACCTTGATCGCGGCGCTGACGGCCCGTGCCGCCGACCCGCAAGCCGGCGCCGATCCGCGCCTCAAGCGGCGTCTCTCACCGCTTCTTCCCTATGTCCAGAAGAACGGCTGCCGGATCATTTCCAATCTGGGTGCGGCAAACCCATCGGCCGCCGCACGCAAGGTTGCCGCCCTCGCCCGCGAGCTGGACTTGGGTCCCCTGCGCATCGCCGCCATCGAGGGCGACGACGTCATGCGTCAGCTGGACCAGGTGCGCTGGCAGGAACAGCCGGCCGGCCGGCTCATCGGCGCCCATGCCTATATCGGCGCCGAGATGATTGCCCAGGCTATGGACGAGGGCGCCGACATCGTGATCACCGGCCGCGCCGCCGACTCCGCCCTGTTCGCCGGACCCCTGCTGCCCCATCTCGACCAGCGGCCGGAGGCCGTGGCCATGGCGCTCACCGTTGGCCACCTGCTGGAATGCTCGGGCCAAGTCACCGGCGGCAATTACGAGCGGCCGGGCGGCGGTGGGCTCGATGCACCCGCTCTGGCCCAGCTCGGCTTCCCCATCGCCCATGTCAGGCGCGACGGCACGGCCGACATCACCGTGCTCGACGACGATCCAGGCATTGTCGACCGTCTCACCTGCACGCTGCAGCTCCTCTACGAGGTGCACGACCCCAGCCGCTACATCACACCCGACGGCGTCATCGACTTCACCACCACCCGCATCGAAGAAATCGGCCCGCGGCGGGTGCGGGTCTCCGGCACCGGCTTCCGCCCGGCGCCGCAGGATCTCAAGGTGGTCGGCTTTGCCGAAGAACCGGGCATGATTGCGGACGTGGAAATGGGCCTTGCCGGTTTCGGTGCCCACGAGCGCGCCCTCAGGGCGGCGGATGTGCTGCGCCACCGCCTGAGCGACTGGCCGCAGGACGATCTTCGCATCGACATCGTCGGCATCGATTCGATCCTCGGCGGCGCCTCCAGGCCAGCCAATGCCACCACCAACGAGTTGCGCGTGCATGTCTCGGCCCGTTGCCCCGACGCCGAGGCCGCGCAGATCATCGAGGACGAGGTCTATGCCCTCACCCTCTCCGGCCCTGGCGGGGGCGGCAGTCTGCGTTCCGAGAAGCGCCGCAACATCGCGACCGTCACCGGCTTCATCGACCGTGATGCCGTGCCCCTGTCCATCTCTTGGGGGACAAGCCGATGA
- a CDS encoding FadR/GntR family transcriptional regulator, with protein sequence MAEPLFDKLTVHPAYRVVAEAIERNILMGRLKTGDKLPSEIELAKQFGVHRSTVREGIRLLEQSGLVTRFGRTALEVTLPHFQDLASRASRALSMHKVSFRELWEASMLTEPAAAEMAVDHITDDELARLRENLRAMRESVDNTEAFVRLDTEFHDLLALATRNKVIVMMREPISLLFMPAGQIILPRLKTYDRVIHAHAMILDAIEKRDKATVREWMTRHMADFHRAYDRTGLDIDQPMQMPESALSPQRPE encoded by the coding sequence ATGGCGGAACCACTGTTCGATAAGCTTACCGTGCACCCGGCCTATCGGGTGGTGGCGGAGGCCATCGAACGCAACATCCTGATGGGCCGGCTGAAGACGGGCGACAAGCTGCCGTCCGAGATCGAGCTCGCCAAGCAGTTCGGGGTGCACCGCTCGACCGTGCGCGAGGGCATCCGCCTTCTGGAGCAGAGCGGACTGGTGACCCGCTTCGGCCGCACCGCCCTGGAGGTGACGCTGCCGCATTTCCAGGACCTGGCAAGCCGCGCGTCGCGCGCGCTTTCCATGCACAAGGTGAGCTTCCGCGAGCTGTGGGAAGCGTCGATGCTGACCGAGCCGGCCGCGGCCGAGATGGCGGTGGACCACATCACCGATGACGAGCTGGCACGGCTGCGCGAGAACCTGAGGGCCATGCGCGAGAGCGTGGACAATACGGAAGCCTTCGTGCGGCTGGACACGGAGTTCCACGACCTGTTGGCGCTGGCCACGCGCAACAAGGTGATCGTGATGATGCGCGAACCGATCAGCCTGTTGTTCATGCCGGCGGGGCAGATCATCCTGCCGCGGCTCAAGACCTATGACCGGGTGATCCACGCCCATGCCATGATCCTCGATGCGATCGAGAAGCGGGACAAGGCCACGGTGCGGGAGTGGATGACCCGGCACATGGCCGATTTCCACCGGGCCTATGACCGCACCGGCCTCGACATCGACCAGCCCATGCAGATGCCGGAATCGGCCCTGAGCCCGCAACGGCCGGAGTGA
- a CDS encoding hydantoinase B/oxoprolinase family protein: protein MDPVTLAVVRGALEQIADEMDLHLIHAAISPIISETNDCANGIFHPQNGETIAQGRFGLPVFLANMQFTVQNIIPIAEKAGGFKPGDVWVLNDPYLCGTHLQDVVLVAPHFVDGELFALLASTGHWMDIGGAVPGGWAPSAQDIHTEGVLIPPVKLYDQGKLNEALVSMFTRNVRLPTQIEGDLFAMANVFTVARRGLDSLVKRYGADTLRDCITEMIDRSEKQMRSYIDEIPDGTYYAEDYLDNDGIVDKPNKFALSLTVEGSSLHFDFSQSDPAARGPVNLARSTTQSTCYIALKHIFPEVPINGGVFRPTRFTIPEGSIVSAAYPSPVSGYLEPIGRVFDVVLGALSQAIPQRVPAPAFGTVGVVTVGGRHPATNQYYVAVFPYPGGYGGHSKGDGLVHGTPPISMANFMSIEMSEHRYPLQFQEYALREDSGGAGQFRGGCGSQYRFTVLSDAVVSALGDRVDHKPFGIAGGHTAAPSVVHVNNGGRETTPPMRSKMEKQPMAPGDWLFAASPGGGGFGDPTTRALEAVERDLNLGYISRATAENVYGVVIAEEQKLGQRSRYRLDPEASAAKRTSMQSTGEEQKVPAGLHA, encoded by the coding sequence ATGGATCCCGTAACCCTTGCCGTGGTGCGCGGCGCCCTCGAGCAGATCGCCGACGAGATGGACCTGCATCTGATCCATGCGGCCATTTCGCCCATCATCTCCGAGACCAATGACTGCGCCAACGGCATCTTCCATCCGCAGAACGGCGAGACCATCGCCCAAGGCCGCTTCGGCCTGCCGGTATTCCTGGCCAATATGCAGTTCACGGTCCAGAACATCATCCCCATTGCCGAGAAGGCGGGCGGCTTCAAGCCGGGCGACGTCTGGGTCCTGAACGATCCCTATCTCTGCGGCACCCATCTGCAGGACGTGGTTCTGGTGGCACCCCATTTCGTCGATGGCGAGCTCTTCGCCCTGCTGGCCAGCACCGGCCACTGGATGGATATTGGCGGCGCCGTGCCCGGCGGCTGGGCGCCGTCCGCCCAGGACATTCACACCGAGGGCGTCCTCATCCCGCCGGTCAAGCTTTACGATCAGGGCAAGCTCAACGAAGCCCTGGTCTCCATGTTCACCCGCAATGTGCGCCTGCCCACCCAGATCGAGGGCGACCTGTTCGCCATGGCCAATGTGTTCACCGTGGCGCGCCGCGGCCTCGACAGCCTGGTCAAGCGCTATGGCGCGGACACCTTGCGCGATTGCATCACCGAGATGATCGACCGCTCGGAAAAGCAGATGCGCTCCTATATCGACGAGATCCCCGACGGCACCTATTACGCGGAAGACTACCTCGACAATGACGGCATCGTCGACAAGCCGAACAAGTTCGCCCTGTCCCTCACGGTCGAGGGCTCGTCCCTGCATTTCGACTTCTCACAGTCCGATCCGGCCGCGCGCGGGCCGGTGAACCTGGCACGCAGCACCACTCAGTCCACCTGCTATATCGCCCTCAAGCACATCTTCCCCGAAGTGCCGATCAACGGGGGCGTGTTCCGCCCCACCCGCTTCACCATTCCCGAAGGGTCGATCGTCTCGGCCGCCTATCCCTCGCCGGTCTCCGGCTATCTCGAGCCCATCGGCCGGGTGTTCGACGTGGTGCTCGGCGCCCTGTCGCAAGCCATCCCGCAGCGGGTCCCGGCGCCCGCCTTCGGCACCGTGGGCGTGGTCACGGTCGGCGGTCGCCATCCTGCGACCAATCAGTATTACGTCGCCGTCTTCCCCTATCCCGGCGGCTATGGCGGCCATTCTAAGGGCGACGGCCTGGTGCATGGCACCCCGCCCATCTCCATGGCCAATTTCATGTCCATCGAAATGTCCGAGCACCGCTATCCCCTGCAGTTCCAGGAATATGCCCTGCGCGAGGATTCCGGCGGCGCCGGCCAGTTCCGCGGCGGCTGCGGCTCGCAATACCGCTTCACCGTGCTGTCGGACGCGGTGGTCTCCGCTCTCGGCGACCGCGTCGACCACAAGCCCTTTGGCATTGCCGGCGGGCACACCGCAGCACCGAGTGTGGTGCACGTGAACAACGGCGGTCGCGAGACCACGCCACCCATGCGCAGCAAGATGGAAAAGCAGCCCATGGCCCCAGGCGACTGGCTGTTTGCCGCCTCACCCGGCGGCGGCGGCTTCGGTGACCCCACCACCAGGGCATTGGAGGCGGTCGAGCGCGACCTGAACCTGGGCTACATCTCCCGCGCCACGGCCGAAAACGTCTATGGCGTGGTCATTGCCGAAGAGCAGAAGCTCGGGCAGCGCTCGCGCTACCGTCTCGACCCTGAGGCGAGTGCGGCCAAGCGCACCAGCATGCAATCGACCGGTGAGGAACAGAAGGTACCCGCCGGGCTGCACGCATGA
- a CDS encoding phenylacetate--CoA ligase family protein, with protein MVSQALQRESRSAEAAGASHLIAALSALSRAELEALQFAKLKRQLARVYAQNGFYRTRFDEAGVKPDEIRSLAEFRARVPTMGKRDCLADQEICPPFGQRVGVPREDVVLMNLTGGTSGQGQEIYGRTNHDVALQGHLHYLPWYMAGLRRGDSALNCVPAGGLTTGGWGPTEGFRVAGATSYPVGGVTSTEAKIDLMRRFREFHFVYASTSYLHTLTEAFRRKGIDPKAEFPMLRTLFIAAEPYPVEWAQRIEAFWGAKLHEGYGSTQGAGFIAGTCENGAIQGNARGVMLVFEWHQLVEIVNPETMALVAPGEEGEIVLTNLDIVGSPVIRFRTGDKGRYIPPGAGPSGRNWIGIEAGTIGRIDDMMKIRGNNMWPSAVDNVVFRSDKVWEYAGRVFTDDHGRTQVELRLAFKGGVSFATEAERAAFLQGLAAELKQTTNIAMQIAVVHRSELPSYEYKSRRWTDERAEGFRTGELSK; from the coding sequence ATGGTTTCACAGGCGCTACAGAGGGAAAGTCGAAGCGCTGAGGCGGCGGGCGCCTCGCACCTGATTGCGGCGCTGAGCGCCTTGAGCCGTGCGGAGCTTGAGGCGCTGCAATTCGCCAAGCTCAAGCGGCAGCTGGCGCGAGTCTACGCCCAGAATGGCTTTTACCGCACGCGCTTCGATGAGGCCGGCGTGAAACCGGACGAGATCCGCAGCCTGGCGGAGTTCCGGGCGCGGGTGCCGACCATGGGCAAGAGAGACTGCCTGGCGGACCAGGAGATCTGCCCCCCGTTTGGTCAACGTGTGGGGGTGCCGCGGGAAGATGTGGTGCTGATGAACCTCACCGGCGGCACCTCCGGCCAGGGGCAGGAGATTTACGGCCGCACCAATCATGACGTCGCCCTGCAGGGTCACCTGCATTACCTGCCCTGGTACATGGCCGGGCTGCGGCGCGGGGACTCGGCGCTCAACTGCGTCCCAGCTGGCGGGCTCACCACCGGCGGCTGGGGGCCGACGGAAGGCTTCCGCGTGGCCGGTGCGACGTCTTATCCGGTCGGCGGGGTGACCTCGACGGAAGCCAAAATCGACCTGATGCGGCGGTTCCGCGAATTCCATTTCGTCTATGCCTCGACCAGCTATCTCCACACCCTGACCGAGGCGTTCCGGCGCAAGGGCATAGACCCCAAGGCCGAATTCCCCATGCTGCGCACCCTGTTCATCGCCGCCGAGCCCTATCCGGTGGAATGGGCCCAGCGCATCGAGGCGTTCTGGGGCGCCAAGCTGCACGAGGGCTATGGCAGCACGCAAGGCGCCGGCTTCATTGCGGGCACTTGCGAGAATGGCGCGATTCAGGGGAACGCGCGCGGGGTGATGCTGGTGTTCGAATGGCACCAGCTGGTGGAGATCGTGAACCCGGAGACCATGGCGCTGGTGGCGCCCGGCGAAGAGGGCGAGATCGTGCTGACCAATCTGGACATCGTCGGCTCGCCGGTGATCCGCTTCCGCACCGGGGACAAGGGCCGCTATATCCCGCCGGGGGCGGGGCCGAGCGGCCGCAACTGGATCGGCATCGAGGCGGGCACCATCGGGCGGATCGACGACATGATGAAGATCCGCGGCAACAATATGTGGCCGAGCGCGGTCGACAACGTGGTGTTCCGCAGCGACAAGGTCTGGGAATATGCGGGCCGCGTGTTCACGGACGATCATGGCCGCACCCAGGTGGAGCTGAGGCTGGCCTTCAAGGGCGGCGTGAGCTTCGCAACCGAGGCGGAACGGGCCGCCTTCCTGCAGGGGCTTGCGGCGGAGTTGAAGCAGACCACCAATATTGCCATGCAGATTGCCGTGGTTCATCGCTCGGAGCTGCCGAGCTACGAATACAAGAGCCGGCGCTGGACGGACGAGCGGGCGGAAGGCTTTCGCACGGGTGAGTTGAGCAAATGA
- a CDS encoding AtuA-related protein, with amino-acid sequence MRVGDIAVGRSGDKGDILDLTLVAVDDEAYARLERHLTAEVAAEALGPAMPGTVTRYAVPGLRALKFVIPGALPGGVHASLHAGMHWQKSAIYILLDLDIDER; translated from the coding sequence ATGAGGGTGGGCGACATCGCCGTCGGGCGCTCGGGCGACAAGGGCGACATCCTCGACCTCACACTGGTTGCGGTGGATGACGAAGCCTATGCCCGGCTCGAACGCCATCTCACCGCGGAAGTCGCCGCCGAGGCATTGGGCCCCGCCATGCCGGGCACGGTCACCCGCTACGCTGTGCCGGGCCTGCGCGCGTTGAAATTCGTCATTCCCGGCGCCCTGCCCGGCGGTGTCCACGCCTCACTCCATGCCGGCATGCACTGGCAGAAATCCGCCATTTACATCCTGCTCGACCTGGACATCGACGAGCGGTAG